In a genomic window of Larus michahellis chromosome 3, bLarMic1.1, whole genome shotgun sequence:
- the CCR6 gene encoding C-C chemokine receptor type 6, translated as MNFTELPITDYSYYPDYAYLITEPCSKLEVRNFTKAFLPVAYSLICIIGLVGNIFVVMTFALYERAKSMTDVYLFNMAIADILFVLTLPLWAVYYAADKWIFGDFICKITRGIYAINFSCGMLLLAFISVDRYIAIVQATKSFKLRARTLAYSKLICLAVWVSSILISSSSFLYSESYSFSINETKEICDHRFDRRSESTMLKSLLLYLQVGFGFFIPFIFMIFCYTFIVKSLEQAQNSKRNKAIRVIVLIVTVFLVCQVPYNIVLLVTAINMGKTGKSCESDKIMAYVKYTTEAIAFLHCCVNPVLYAFIGVKFRSYFVKIMKDLWCMRYKKYKKRSSRINSDVYHSRQTSEILTDNGSSFTI; from the coding sequence acaGAACTTCCTATCACAGATTATTCATATTATCCAGACTATGCTTACCTAATCACCGAACCTTGTTCTAAGTTGGAAGTCAGGAACTTCACAAAAGCATTTCTGCCAGTTGCGTATTCGTTGATTTGTATCATCGGCCTAGTTGGTAACATCTTCGTAGTGATGACCTTTGCTTTATATGAAAGAGCCAAGTCCATGACGGATGTGTACCTCTTCAACATGGCCATAGCAGACATACTGTTTGTTCTCACTCTTCCACTGTGGGCAGTGTATTACGCTGCTGACAAATGGATTTTCGgtgatttcatttgcaaaattacCAGAGGTATCTATGCAATCAACTTCAGCTGTGGAATGCTGCTTTTGGCTTTTATCAGCGTGGACCGGTACATTGCTATTGTACAGGCAACAAAGTCATTTAAACTCAGGGCAAGAACACTTGCATATAGTAAACTCATTTGTTTGGCTGTGTGGGTATCATCAATTTTAATCTCTAGTTCCTCTTTTCTATACAGTGAAAGTTACAGCTTCTCCATCAATGAAACCAAAGAGATTTGTGATCACAGATTTGACAGAAGGTCTGAAAGCACAATGCTGAAATCACTGCTGCTGTACCTACAAgttggatttggattttttatACCTTTCATATTCATGATTTTTTGCTATACATTCATTGTGAAATCCTTAGAACAAGCTCAGAattccaaaagaaacaaagcaatccGTGTCATTGTATTAATTGTAACTGTTTTCCTAGTTTGCCAGGTACCTTATAATATCGTTCTTCTTGTGACAGCCATAAATATGGGCAAGACAGGCAAATCTTGTGAGAGTGACAAGATAATGGCCTATGTAAAATACACCACTGAAGCCATAGCATTTTTACACTGTTGCGTGAACCCTGTGCTCTATGCATTTATTGGAGTGAAGTTCAGAAGTTATTTTGTGAAGATAATGAAGGACCTATGGTGCATGAGATACAAGAAATACAAGAAACGTAGTTCAAGGATAAACTCTGATGTTTATCATTCGAGACAGACTAGTGAAATTCTGACTGACAATGGATCTTCTTTTACTATATAA